One Candidatus Micrarchaeia archaeon DNA window includes the following coding sequences:
- a CDS encoding S8 family serine peptidase, whose protein sequence is MFENKSCRVDFRPKKRTVTVHLKGPAVTGLPKAIIEVSNKLAQDYGTKRKWTMGWDNRIFTVNTDDAGVAALRADPLVAAVKESPKVRIADYETYHNTPVQPYNPAGVNIDWGPKKINAGYAWGKGIFGQGVKLCVIDSGIQKAHPAFWNEGFTPYKGGYDFVNDTSDPEDDMDHGTWCCGIIAEQHNNLPGSFKGIAPGVDLYVCKVLDSAGSGYAADVAAGIDWAREHGLHIVSMSLGQQEEDSILEAACIAAAAAGLLLIASAGNDGPDTYPVGYPGKYDSVIAVAATDFHNRVADWSSRGSEVDVAAPGVAIVGPLAGFTYTDIAIPGSDWLYFCDSGTSAACPVVAAAAALIKSWYPAVTAAQIRTYLQNNAKDL, encoded by the coding sequence ATGTTTGAGAATAAATCTTGCCGAGTGGATTTTAGGCCTAAAAAGCGGACGGTCACTGTCCACCTAAAAGGCCCTGCGGTCACAGGTTTGCCCAAGGCGATAATCGAAGTTTCCAATAAACTTGCACAGGATTATGGCACTAAGCGCAAATGGACGATGGGCTGGGATAACCGCATTTTTACCGTGAATACCGATGATGCTGGAGTTGCTGCACTACGGGCGGACCCTCTTGTGGCGGCGGTTAAAGAGTCACCCAAGGTTAGGATTGCGGATTATGAAACTTACCATAACACCCCGGTTCAGCCCTATAATCCGGCAGGCGTGAATATAGATTGGGGTCCCAAGAAAATAAACGCCGGGTACGCTTGGGGAAAAGGGATATTTGGGCAAGGAGTGAAACTTTGCGTTATTGACTCCGGAATCCAAAAAGCTCACCCGGCATTTTGGAATGAGGGATTTACTCCTTATAAGGGTGGCTATGATTTTGTGAATGACACCAGTGATCCTGAAGACGACATGGATCACGGAACATGGTGTTGTGGAATTATCGCAGAGCAACATAATAACCTTCCAGGAAGTTTTAAAGGAATTGCGCCTGGGGTTGATCTTTATGTGTGCAAGGTGCTTGATTCCGCTGGTAGCGGTTATGCTGCTGATGTTGCCGCAGGTATTGATTGGGCTCGGGAGCACGGCCTACATATTGTTAGCATGAGTCTTGGGCAACAAGAAGAGGATTCGATTTTAGAAGCCGCTTGTATAGCAGCCGCAGCCGCAGGACTTTTGCTCATAGCTTCGGCAGGCAACGATGGTCCTGATACTTACCCAGTAGGATATCCAGGTAAGTATGACTCAGTTATCGCCGTAGCAGCTACAGATTTCCATAACCGGGTAGCAGACTGGTCCAGCCGGGGATCAGAGGTTGATGTGGCGGCGCCAGGTGTGGCTATAGTTGGACCCTTGGCTGGTTTCACCTATACCGATATAGCGATTCCTGGTTCCGATTGGCTTTATTTTTGCGATAGTGGCACTTCGGCAGCTTGTCCGGTCGTCGCTGCTGCGGCGGCTTTAATTAAGTCATGGTATCCGGCAGTTACAGCGGCTCAAATTAGAACATATCTACAGAACAACGCGAAGGATTTATAA
- a CDS encoding KTSC domain-containing protein: MPADKVILYAVTSSNIHSIGYDPQAQELHIQFTSGSYYIYRDVSLETYEAFRAAKSVGKYFMQNIRNIYEGVKS; the protein is encoded by the coding sequence ATGCCTGCTGACAAAGTGATCCTATACGCTGTAACCTCATCGAACATCCACTCCATCGGGTACGACCCCCAGGCACAGGAGCTTCATATCCAGTTCACCAGCGGTTCCTACTATATATACCGTGATGTGTCCCTGGAAACTTATGAGGCCTTCCGGGCGGCCAAGTCGGTAGGCAAGTATTTCATGCAGAATATCCGGAATATTTACGAGGGGGTGAAGTCATGA
- a CDS encoding DUF3850 domain-containing protein, with the protein MSERIRKVVHSLKTWPEFFQLTLNGKKKFELRRNDRDYRVGDELLLKEWDPEVYRGRCEIGFSDDEESVQFSYTGREVIVRVNYIMPADQIHAIMGGSHIYEPPDYIIMSVSLIP; encoded by the coding sequence ATGTCTGAACGCATTCGCAAAGTGGTCCACAGTCTGAAGACCTGGCCGGAGTTCTTTCAGCTCACCTTGAACGGTAAGAAGAAGTTTGAGCTTCGCCGGAATGACCGGGACTACCGGGTGGGGGACGAACTGTTGCTGAAGGAGTGGGACCCGGAGGTTTACAGGGGTCGTTGTGAAATAGGTTTTTCTGATGATGAAGAATCTGTTCAGTTTTCCTACACTGGCCGGGAGGTCATTGTCAGGGTGAACTACATCATGCCAGCCGACCAGATCCACGCCATCATGGGCGGCTCTCATATTTATGAACCGCCCGACTACATCATTATGTCGGTCAGTCTTATCCCTTAA
- a CDS encoding helix-turn-helix domain-containing protein: MAGIKTFGTTARSIRESAGISLRTLAKVLDYSAAYVSAIELGFRNPPGNELVVATWAEAIGADVVDMVELAAQGRPRPCRDCPISSNHKE, translated from the coding sequence ATGGCAGGGATAAAAACCTTCGGCACCACCGCCCGCTCCATCCGGGAATCCGCCGGCATCTCGCTCCGGACACTGGCGAAGGTGCTTGACTACTCAGCCGCCTATGTCTCGGCAATCGAGTTAGGCTTCAGGAACCCGCCCGGGAACGAATTGGTAGTTGCCACCTGGGCTGAGGCTATCGGGGCGGATGTGGTGGACATGGTGGAGCTCGCGGCTCAGGGGCGGCCGAGGCCATGCAGGGATTGCCCTATTTCCTCAAACCATAAGGAGTAA
- a CDS encoding helix-turn-helix domain-containing protein has product MEKKGMPFEDDIPRITEEVLHAITHLGAPTQHEIAAHLDRAVSTANQQVKLLMEVGKIIQLEGPRPYRYQLAGQSKPKQEEAVPMPIVSKTEPLATPCNNEVKPEKPPKTESPVTPVNGLPKEIKLPTVGKNRELFEAIYAEAEEQDRPLSNQIIRLLKIAMKEMGK; this is encoded by the coding sequence TTGGAGAAGAAGGGTATGCCATTTGAGGATGATATTCCGCGGATTACAGAAGAGGTCCTACATGCCATTACGCACCTCGGGGCCCCGACGCAGCATGAGATAGCGGCGCACCTGGACAGGGCGGTATCCACGGCCAATCAGCAGGTCAAACTTCTGATGGAGGTCGGGAAGATTATTCAGTTGGAAGGCCCCCGACCATACCGCTACCAGCTTGCCGGCCAATCAAAACCGAAACAGGAGGAAGCCGTACCGATGCCCATAGTTTCCAAGACTGAACCCCTGGCCACTCCTTGCAATAATGAGGTCAAGCCTGAGAAGCCTCCTAAGACCGAATCGCCGGTTACACCCGTGAATGGCCTCCCGAAAGAGATCAAACTACCGACTGTCGGGAAGAACCGGGAGCTATTCGAGGCGATCTATGCGGAGGCTGAAGAACAGGATCGCCCTTTGAGCAACCAGATAATCCGCTTGCTGAAGATAGCTATGAAGGAGATGGGGAAGTGA
- a CDS encoding dATP/dGTP diphosphohydrolase domain-containing protein yields MMGEENRGDRHNAGKLRYDLISPLALRNIAEVYTHGCQKYDARNWEKGLPFMEVFASLQRHAWAWAAGENLDTESGLPHMAHVAWNAMAILHLAVTKPGMDDRVSLPHPAEGLHTHE; encoded by the coding sequence ATGATGGGTGAAGAGAACCGGGGTGACCGGCACAACGCTGGCAAGTTACGGTACGACCTCATCTCTCCCCTGGCTCTGCGGAACATTGCGGAAGTATATACCCATGGCTGTCAAAAATATGACGCCAGAAATTGGGAGAAGGGGTTGCCGTTTATGGAGGTTTTCGCCTCACTGCAACGTCACGCTTGGGCTTGGGCGGCGGGGGAAAATTTGGATACTGAGAGCGGCCTGCCCCACATGGCGCATGTTGCTTGGAACGCCATGGCAATTCTTCATCTGGCAGTAACGAAGCCGGGCATGGATGATCGGGTATCGCTACCCCATCCTGCCGAGGGACTGCACACCCATGAGTAA